A stretch of the uncultured Campylobacter sp. genome encodes the following:
- a CDS encoding trehalose-6-phosphate synthase: protein MYLFFLIIHILSAVAFVGYVFFDVCIFPFAKKHIDENTLARVKKAYTKGSAKVFGTAFLMLIISGIFMAKEYLGGENGWFGSSFQILLMAKIGVLGLMCLVTAISLFFVYKLKKPDPFGKYSHVIALVLCVIMIILAKLMWRV from the coding sequence ATGTATCTATTTTTCCTCATCATTCATATTTTAAGCGCCGTCGCCTTCGTCGGTTACGTATTTTTCGACGTTTGTATATTTCCGTTTGCCAAAAAGCACATAGACGAGAATACGCTCGCTCGCGTCAAAAAAGCCTACACCAAAGGCAGCGCGAAGGTTTTTGGTACGGCGTTTTTGATGTTAATTATCAGCGGCATTTTTATGGCAAAAGAATATCTAGGCGGTGAAAATGGATGGTTTGGTAGCTCGTTTCAGATCTTGCTAATGGCAAAAATCGGCGTGCTAGGACTGATGTGCCTAGTTACGGCGATATCGCTCTTTTTCGTTTATAAGCTCAAAAAGCCCGATCCTTTCGGCAAATACTCGCACGTCATCGCCCTTGTTTTGTGCGTCATAATGATAATCCTAGCAAAGCTAATGTGGAGGGTTTAG
- a CDS encoding DKNYY domain-containing protein encodes MKRKFSPAACAVALFAVLFTVFFTVYIASYEEEGEFTQMGGSEFYATSQGKIYALIPSGGKFELKGARADKFKVLASGGYRGRNVGADESAVYCGNLAMSGLDPMRARAIGNGYFTDGRISYFCSDVGERNHELGAFAEAVQTAAYALLGADKPQSYIYKIKRVSGVNLTPVLGFGFAAGSASQGGKFGKNSDADDKKGVRDGAQIGGGIALSGDKSGKKVYFEGEELDGADGDGLRYVRDARGRTSDFYVTDGRNVYFKSSRLAVKFTAGLHEAAYFGGVRYLLEPAIGVVYADGNEFAPEFAPYSLPFGVFGAHAYHLLFRGKGGIYFWESKNDGESGELKRAAADPFTNEISPLAGSVFVSGAQTYFVQSREIWSSGKSGKRLSSRRTELFRLKTSERWRKIGLVRNGVYGAVYANGDKIYYFDAMGTVQMIDASVYEIADVAVIEALTRPYDPSGQNISGADIRKMIKEERLVPARGELVFEAVTYYENGETYLFWGVAATMLLIASAAGAVRARKRGAF; translated from the coding sequence ATGAAAAGAAAATTTTCCCCCGCTGCTTGTGCGGTCGCGCTTTTTGCCGTACTTTTTACGGTATTTTTTACGGTTTATATCGCTAGCTACGAGGAGGAGGGCGAATTTACCCAGATGGGCGGCAGCGAATTTTACGCGACGTCGCAGGGCAAAATTTACGCGCTAATCCCAAGCGGAGGCAAATTTGAGCTAAAAGGCGCGCGGGCGGATAAATTTAAGGTTCTTGCGTCAGGCGGTTATCGCGGGCGAAATGTAGGCGCCGATGAAAGCGCCGTCTACTGCGGCAATCTAGCCATGAGCGGGCTTGATCCCATGCGTGCTAGGGCGATTGGAAACGGATATTTTACGGACGGCCGGATTAGCTATTTTTGTAGCGACGTAGGCGAGAGAAACCACGAGCTAGGAGCTTTTGCCGAGGCGGTTCAAACCGCGGCGTACGCGCTACTGGGCGCTGATAAACCGCAAAGCTATATTTATAAAATAAAGCGCGTTTCAGGCGTAAATTTGACCCCGGTTTTGGGTTTTGGCTTCGCGGCGGGAAGCGCGAGCCAAGGCGGTAAATTTGGCAAAAATAGCGACGCGGACGATAAAAAAGGCGTCCGAGACGGTGCGCAAATCGGCGGAGGCATTGCCCTAAGCGGCGATAAAAGTGGCAAAAAAGTATATTTCGAGGGCGAGGAGTTAGATGGCGCGGACGGGGACGGGCTAAGATACGTGAGGGACGCGCGCGGGCGAACTAGCGATTTTTACGTCACGGACGGACGAAACGTCTATTTTAAAAGCTCGCGGCTCGCGGTTAAATTTACGGCAGGACTGCACGAGGCGGCGTATTTTGGCGGAGTGCGCTATCTTTTAGAGCCCGCTATCGGCGTAGTTTATGCGGACGGGAATGAGTTTGCGCCAGAATTTGCGCCTTATTCGCTACCGTTTGGCGTCTTTGGCGCGCACGCCTATCACCTGCTTTTTCGCGGCAAGGGCGGGATTTATTTTTGGGAGAGCAAAAACGACGGCGAAAGCGGCGAGCTAAAACGAGCGGCGGCCGATCCTTTTACGAATGAAATTTCGCCGCTTGCGGGCAGCGTTTTCGTCTCGGGCGCGCAGACTTATTTCGTGCAGAGCCGCGAAATTTGGAGCAGCGGCAAAAGCGGCAAACGGCTAAGCTCGCGCCGTACGGAGCTTTTTCGGCTCAAAACTAGCGAGCGGTGGCGCAAAATAGGCCTCGTTAGAAACGGCGTATACGGCGCGGTTTATGCAAACGGCGACAAAATTTACTACTTTGACGCGATGGGAACGGTGCAGATGATTGACGCTAGCGTTTACGAGATCGCAGACGTTGCCGTCATAGAGGCCTTGACGCGGCCGTATGATCCGAGCGGGCAAAACATAAGCGGCGCGGACATCCGCAAGATGATAAAAGAGGAGCGGCTCGTGCCGGCGCGAGGCGAGCTCGTTTTTGAGGCGGTTACTTATTACGAAAACGGCGAGACCTATCTTTTTTGGGGAGTCGCCGCGACTATGCTTTTGATAGCGAGCGCGGCAGGAGCGGTGAGAGCTAGAAAACGCGGCGCGTTTTGA
- a CDS encoding flagellin: MKLGNFSTNASMSSHYLEQAQANSAKALNNISAQRALSGIDSANLAIADSLRSQSSTLEQGVANANDAIGILQIADSTLANITQSADRIGELSVRYSSGILNVDQQKMIKSEVGALTKSMQDSVDQASFNGKNVFGGQMSFLTGNGMESINLSAPKFGGIDVGDINSVHKFIGGVNALRGEIGAAQNGIISGINASLTKNIALKQSESQLQNNDIAKNISAFKQNDLQANAAVLAQAHNTASLQSQFNRLLG, translated from the coding sequence ATGAAACTAGGAAATTTTTCGACCAATGCAAGCATGAGTAGCCACTATCTCGAACAAGCTCAAGCTAACAGCGCAAAAGCCCTAAATAACATCTCCGCACAGCGCGCTCTAAGCGGTATCGACAGCGCAAATCTAGCTATCGCGGACTCCCTGCGCTCTCAAAGCTCCACGCTAGAGCAGGGCGTCGCAAACGCAAACGACGCTATCGGTATCCTACAGATCGCAGACTCCACGCTAGCAAATATCACGCAAAGCGCCGACCGTATCGGCGAGCTCTCGGTGCGCTATAGCAGCGGTATCCTAAATGTCGACCAGCAAAAGATGATAAAAAGCGAAGTCGGTGCGCTAACTAAATCAATGCAAGATAGCGTAGATCAGGCTAGCTTTAACGGTAAAAACGTGTTTGGCGGACAGATGAGTTTTCTAACCGGCAACGGTATGGAGAGCATAAATTTATCTGCGCCTAAATTCGGCGGCATCGACGTGGGCGATATAAATAGCGTGCATAAATTTATCGGCGGCGTAAATGCTTTGCGCGGCGAAATCGGCGCGGCACAAAACGGCATCATCTCAGGCATCAATGCAAGCCTAACCAAAAACATTGCGCTAAAACAAAGCGAGTCGCAGCTGCAAAATAACGACATCGCTAAAAATATAAGCGCCTTTAAGCAAAACGACCTGCAAGCAAACGCCGCCGTCCTAGCACAAGCGCACAATACCGCAAGTTTGCAAAGCCAGTTTAACAGGCTTTTGGGCTAA
- the dnaK gene encoding molecular chaperone DnaK translates to MAKVIGIDLGTTNSCVSVYERGESKVIPNKEGKNTTPSVVAFTDKGEILVGDSAKRQAVTNPEKTIYSIKRIMGLMSNEKNAQEAKARLPYHVVDRNGACAIEIAGKVYTPQEISAKVLMKLKEDAESYLGETVVDAVITVPAYFNDSQRKATKEAGTIAGLNVLRIINEPTAAALAYGLDKKESEKIMVYDLGGGTFDVTVLETGDNVVEVLATGGNAFLGGDDFDNRLIDWLTSEFKSDSGIDLKTDVMAMQRLKEAAETAKKELSSAQETTINLPFITADATGPKHLTKTLTRAKFEGMIEDLVAQTITKINEVVKDAGLDKKDIKEIVMVGGSTRVPLVQEEVKKAFGKELNKSVNPDEVVAIGAAIQGAVIKGDVKDVLLLDVTPLSLGIETLGGVMTKIIEKGTTIPVKKNQVFSTADDNQSAVTIHVLQGEREFARDNKSLGQFNLEGIPAAPRGVPQIEVEFDIDANGILTVSAKDKATGKAQNITISGSSGLSEDEINNMVKDAELHKEDDKKRKDAVEARNQADALAHQTQKSLDELGEKIPAEDKERIQKALDELKETLKDENASKEQIDAKVKTLSEASHKLAEAMYKKDGAAGEQANGGKKKDDDVIDAEVE, encoded by the coding sequence ATGGCAAAAGTAATAGGCATAGACCTAGGAACGACGAATTCATGCGTAAGCGTGTATGAGAGAGGCGAGAGCAAGGTAATCCCGAACAAAGAAGGCAAAAACACGACTCCTTCGGTCGTAGCGTTTACCGATAAGGGTGAAATTTTAGTAGGCGATAGCGCAAAGCGCCAAGCCGTAACCAACCCTGAAAAAACCATCTACTCTATCAAAAGAATAATGGGCCTAATGAGCAACGAGAAAAACGCGCAGGAGGCTAAAGCTAGGCTGCCGTACCACGTCGTAGATAGAAACGGCGCGTGCGCTATCGAGATCGCGGGCAAGGTCTACACTCCGCAAGAAATCTCGGCCAAAGTGCTAATGAAACTAAAAGAGGATGCGGAAAGCTATCTGGGCGAAACCGTCGTAGACGCCGTCATCACGGTGCCTGCATACTTTAACGACAGCCAAAGAAAGGCAACTAAAGAAGCAGGAACCATCGCGGGACTAAACGTGCTTCGTATCATAAACGAGCCTACCGCGGCGGCTCTTGCTTACGGCCTAGATAAAAAAGAGTCTGAAAAGATCATGGTTTACGACCTAGGCGGCGGTACGTTCGACGTTACGGTGCTAGAGACCGGCGATAACGTGGTCGAGGTTCTAGCTACCGGCGGTAATGCGTTTCTAGGCGGCGATGATTTCGATAACCGCCTAATCGACTGGCTAACGAGCGAATTTAAAAGCGACTCGGGCATCGATCTAAAAACCGACGTGATGGCTATGCAACGCCTAAAAGAGGCAGCCGAAACGGCTAAAAAAGAGCTAAGCTCGGCTCAAGAAACGACGATAAATTTACCGTTTATCACCGCTGACGCCACTGGTCCTAAACACCTCACAAAGACGCTAACTAGGGCTAAATTTGAAGGTATGATCGAGGATCTAGTCGCTCAAACGATTACCAAGATAAACGAGGTCGTAAAAGATGCCGGACTCGACAAAAAAGATATAAAAGAAATCGTCATGGTGGGCGGCTCGACGCGCGTGCCTTTAGTTCAAGAAGAGGTCAAAAAGGCGTTTGGCAAAGAGCTAAATAAAAGCGTAAATCCAGACGAAGTCGTAGCTATCGGCGCGGCGATCCAAGGCGCGGTCATCAAAGGCGACGTAAAAGACGTGTTGCTCCTAGACGTCACTCCGCTAAGCCTAGGTATCGAGACTCTAGGCGGCGTGATGACGAAAATCATCGAAAAAGGCACGACTATCCCGGTTAAGAAAAATCAGGTATTTTCAACCGCCGATGATAACCAAAGCGCCGTTACTATCCACGTATTGCAAGGCGAGCGCGAATTTGCCCGCGACAACAAGTCTTTGGGTCAGTTTAACCTAGAGGGCATCCCTGCCGCTCCTCGCGGAGTGCCTCAGATCGAGGTTGAGTTTGACATCGATGCCAACGGCATCCTAACGGTCTCAGCTAAAGACAAGGCTACAGGCAAAGCCCAAAATATCACGATCTCGGGTTCAAGCGGCCTAAGCGAGGACGAGATCAACAACATGGTTAAAGACGCCGAGCTACACAAAGAGGACGATAAAAAACGCAAAGACGCGGTAGAGGCGCGCAACCAAGCCGACGCGCTAGCACACCAAACACAAAAGAGCCTTGATGAGCTAGGCGAAAAGATTCCGGCCGAAGACAAAGAGCGCATCCAAAAGGCGCTTGATGAGCTAAAAGAGACGTTAAAAGACGAAAACGCGAGCAAAGAGCAGATCGACGCGAAGGTCAAAACTCTAAGCGAAGCCAGCCACAAGCTAGCCGAAGCGATGTATAAAAAAGACGGCGCCGCGGGCGAGCAAGCAAACGGCGGCAAGAAAAAAGACGACGACGTCATCGACGCCGAAGTCGAGTAA
- a CDS encoding NAD(P)H-dependent oxidoreductase, whose protein sequence is MKNLIIIAHPDMASSNANKAWREVAEKQADKFDVHEIYAAYPSGKIDVAREQELILNHDKIVLQFPLYWYSYPPLLKQWFDDVFAYGWAYGSTGGKLKGKKFALAITIGDEPKSYEKGGAVGLSMDEVIAPFKCAMNFTGAKLEARHFGYGFSFHADAQYITKSAEKYAEFLAKL, encoded by the coding sequence ATGAAAAATCTTATCATCATCGCGCATCCAGATATGGCAAGCTCAAACGCCAACAAAGCGTGGCGCGAGGTGGCCGAAAAACAGGCGGACAAATTCGACGTCCACGAGATTTACGCCGCCTACCCTAGCGGCAAAATCGACGTCGCGCGCGAGCAGGAGCTAATCCTAAATCACGACAAAATCGTGCTGCAATTTCCGCTTTATTGGTACAGCTATCCGCCGCTTTTAAAGCAGTGGTTCGACGACGTATTCGCATACGGCTGGGCCTACGGCAGCACGGGCGGTAAGCTAAAAGGCAAGAAATTTGCGCTAGCAATCACTATCGGCGACGAGCCTAAAAGCTACGAAAAAGGCGGTGCGGTCGGGCTTAGCATGGACGAGGTTATAGCGCCGTTTAAATGCGCTATGAATTTCACCGGAGCAAAACTGGAAGCGCGGCATTTTGGATACGGATTTTCGTTTCACGCAGATGCCCAGTACATCACCAAAAGCGCGGAAAAATACGCGGAGTTTTTAGCTAAGCTTTAG
- a CDS encoding HrcA family transcriptional regulator, giving the protein MIKVSKRDLILDSIIQAYLSDNAPIGSSELGSRMAMSIPASTIRVYFKKLSDEGAITQFHVSGGRIPTAATMRDYWRARLNFDETLDIANPNLLKLLSDKFEIYAMVFESKAQTLNEVLNLNNRFLILSFSEDEIALKFNSKVEKFLSNLIGIDLDRLELTCMQVGLNELRNKIAELKRTKIRFLENEKIALEIFGKSFKNALNPNFEMVFDSNLVFFGENYLGMKLDVNFEGKEAKMLCAGSIYNDYERFLNNLKEAA; this is encoded by the coding sequence ATGATAAAGGTGAGTAAGCGAGATCTGATACTTGATTCTATCATTCAAGCTTATCTTAGCGATAACGCTCCGATCGGCTCTAGCGAGCTCGGTTCGCGTATGGCGATGTCAATCCCGGCCTCTACGATTAGGGTTTATTTTAAAAAGCTCTCCGACGAGGGCGCGATCACCCAGTTTCACGTTAGCGGCGGCAGGATACCGACGGCTGCGACGATGAGAGATTATTGGCGAGCTAGATTAAATTTCGATGAGACGCTAGATATCGCAAATCCTAACCTACTAAAGTTGCTAAGCGATAAATTTGAAATTTATGCGATGGTTTTTGAAAGCAAAGCTCAAACGCTAAACGAGGTCTTAAATTTAAACAATAGATTTTTGATTTTGAGCTTTAGCGAGGACGAGATAGCGCTCAAATTTAACTCGAAAGTCGAGAAGTTTTTGAGCAATCTCATCGGCATAGACCTCGATAGACTCGAGCTTACCTGTATGCAAGTGGGCCTAAACGAGCTAAGAAACAAGATAGCCGAGCTAAAACGCACTAAAATTCGTTTTTTAGAAAACGAAAAGATAGCGCTTGAGATTTTCGGCAAGAGTTTTAAAAATGCGCTAAACCCTAACTTTGAGATGGTTTTTGACTCAAATTTAGTCTTTTTCGGCGAGAACTATCTAGGTATGAAACTAGACGTAAATTTTGAGGGCAAAGAAGCCAAAATGCTTTGCGCGGGCAGTATTTACAACGACTATGAAAGATTTTTAAACAACTTAAAGGAGGCGGCATGA
- the grpE gene encoding nucleotide exchange factor GrpE → MNENEKAEFEQQIPSNFDENISFEGLDAKYVELQKQLEELTDKYYRANADFENIKKRFEKEKTDIATYANEKFARDLLPVIDALEMAVNFETEGDEYAAKIKEGIYITIDQFKKCFEKNGITPIETEGEFDPNFHNAVLQIDSEDVEKGKIVQVIQKGYLINGRVLRPAMVSIAK, encoded by the coding sequence ATGAATGAGAATGAAAAAGCGGAGTTTGAACAGCAAATCCCGTCAAATTTCGACGAGAACATCAGCTTTGAGGGCCTAGACGCGAAGTACGTCGAGCTTCAAAAGCAGCTTGAGGAGCTAACGGATAAGTATTATAGAGCTAATGCGGACTTTGAAAACATCAAAAAGCGTTTTGAAAAGGAAAAAACAGACATCGCAACGTATGCGAACGAGAAATTCGCGCGAGATCTGCTTCCCGTGATAGACGCGCTTGAGATGGCGGTAAATTTTGAAACCGAAGGCGACGAATACGCGGCAAAAATCAAAGAAGGCATCTATATAACGATAGATCAGTTTAAAAAGTGTTTTGAGAAAAACGGTATCACGCCGATCGAAACCGAGGGTGAATTTGACCCGAATTTCCACAATGCCGTACTGCAAATCGATAGCGAGGACGTAGAAAAAGGAAAAATCGTGCAAGTGATACAAAAAGGCTATCTAATCAACGGCAGAGTTTTGCGACCTGCGATGGTATCGATAGCAAAGTAA
- the hisD gene encoding histidinol dehydrogenase produces the protein MKFLLTSNENFKEYFAALVNRSNGDMSAVMPAVSQILEDVRARGDEALFEQIEKFDRWKPDVNSLKIGANEMQKAYDGIDSCLRNALNLAFERIKSYHEKSLPKTWMEHDEHGVLLGAKYTPLDRAGLYIPGGKAAYPSSLLMNAVPALVAGVSEIVVCTPAVGGKVNALLLAAMHVCGIKEAYKVGGASAVAAMAYGTQTIKKTDVVTGPGNIYVATAKKLVYGEVNIDMIAGPSEICVIADESADPRHIAVDLLSQAEHDEMASAVLITPNQAFGAAVQRHINEEIKTLARQPIAQASIDKKGAIIVASDLDECVRLANELAPEHLEIATNDAMELAGQIRHAGAIFIGHFTPEAMGDYLAGPNHTLPTGGSARFYSPLGVENFMKRTSLISLNAKGISELANACMKLADAEGLGAHKRSVAVRLEALK, from the coding sequence ATGAAGTTTTTACTCACTAGCAATGAAAATTTTAAGGAGTATTTCGCAGCTTTAGTAAACCGCTCAAACGGCGATATGAGCGCGGTTATGCCCGCCGTTTCGCAGATACTTGAGGACGTGCGGGCTAGAGGCGACGAGGCGCTCTTTGAGCAGATAGAGAAATTCGACCGCTGGAAACCCGACGTAAATAGCCTAAAAATCGGCGCCAACGAGATGCAAAAAGCCTACGACGGCATAGATAGCTGTCTGCGAAACGCGCTAAATTTAGCCTTTGAGCGCATCAAAAGCTACCACGAAAAAAGCCTGCCTAAAACATGGATGGAGCACGACGAGCACGGCGTCTTGCTGGGCGCGAAGTACACTCCGCTAGACCGCGCCGGGCTATATATCCCGGGAGGCAAGGCCGCCTATCCTAGCTCGCTTCTTATGAACGCCGTGCCGGCCTTGGTCGCGGGCGTTAGCGAGATAGTAGTATGTACGCCTGCCGTCGGAGGCAAGGTAAACGCGCTGCTTCTGGCCGCCATGCACGTTTGCGGCATCAAGGAAGCCTATAAAGTAGGCGGCGCCTCGGCGGTAGCGGCTATGGCCTACGGCACTCAAACGATCAAAAAAACCGACGTCGTCACGGGCCCCGGCAACATATACGTCGCGACGGCTAAAAAGCTCGTCTACGGCGAGGTAAATATCGATATGATCGCGGGCCCTAGCGAGATCTGCGTCATAGCAGACGAGAGCGCCGACCCTCGCCACATCGCCGTGGATCTGCTCTCGCAGGCCGAGCACGACGAGATGGCTAGCGCCGTGCTCATCACGCCTAACCAAGCCTTCGGCGCGGCGGTGCAAAGACATATCAACGAGGAGATCAAGACTCTAGCCAGGCAGCCCATCGCGCAGGCTAGCATCGATAAAAAGGGCGCTATCATCGTAGCTAGCGACCTTGATGAGTGCGTGAGGTTGGCTAACGAGCTAGCACCCGAGCACCTAGAGATCGCGACAAACGACGCGATGGAGCTGGCTGGGCAGATCAGGCATGCAGGCGCGATATTTATCGGGCATTTTACGCCTGAGGCTATGGGCGACTATCTAGCCGGGCCCAATCATACGCTGCCCACGGGCGGTAGCGCGAGATTTTACTCGCCGCTCGGGGTTGAAAATTTTATGAAGCGCACGTCGCTCATCTCGCTAAACGCAAAAGGCATAAGCGAGCTAGCAAATGCATGCATGAAGCTAGCCGATGCCGAGGGGCTCGGAGCGCATAAGCGTTCGGTCGCGGTTAGGCTCGAAGCTCTTAAATAA